One window of Daphnia carinata strain CSIRO-1 chromosome 7, CSIRO_AGI_Dcar_HiC_V3, whole genome shotgun sequence genomic DNA carries:
- the LOC130687122 gene encoding protein sprouty homolog 3-like translates to MANHAIVNQSSQTSSPSTHRNLVIISPEELDRPHRSSQMELVPDRPSRIPALAPARPATAALPGVAVRIQSTRRVTSPLVVPRVAAPTLPLRQPITTYTTNGSNNNSTISNNRSLLLASSSSTSSSTSSNEAEVITLSQPRPDGERVRNEYIDTPLKGGLRSTPLHAETHIHISGSPHDHLALVSPLGSQSSSKTCSTKSLPFNHTANTPLTSPSLKRLQSTRRSLPITKQPTFTKDSSAANAACRVRDGGALHCPSTSSPTSSSTSRMVFSSPGSQSSGGGDSVICPDCDRCRCLSCRTPRPLPSKWLCGDKCLCSAESCVDYASCLCCVKGLFYHCGSSSDDGADDDDLRRRNRYHPQSPSNATANNGSCADAPCSCVPSHHRMARWGCLASLTLVLPCLLCYWPLQGGVKVVEMCYQRCTRHGCRCDQHQQRRRPTSSSSASSQAASSKTAVVVQPLPANSLGKRLLDI, encoded by the coding sequence ATGGCAAACCATGCCATCGTCAATCAAAGCAGCCAAACGAGCAGTCCATCGACACACCGGAATCTGGTCATTATCAGTCCGGAAGAATTGGATCGGCCACACCGATCATCACAAATGGAACTCGTACCAGACAGGCCGTCAAGGATACCCGCATTGGCTCCCGCACGGCCAGCCACTGCCGCTCTGCCGGGCGTCGCTGTTCGAATTCAATCGACGAGGCGAGTCACGTCGCCGCTCGTCGTTCCAAGAGTCGCCGCACCGACATTACCCCTCCGGCAACCGATAACCACCTACACGACAAAtggcagcaacaacaactccACGATTAGTAACAATCGATCGTTATTGTTGGCATCGTCGTCTTCGACGTCGTCGTCAACGTCATCGAATGAAGCGGAAGTGATAACCTTATCTCAACCTCGGCCGGACGGTGAACGCGTTCGAAACGAGTACATCGACACGCCACTGAAAGGTGGTCTGCGTTCGACTCCGCTCCACGCCGAAACCCACATCCACATAAGCGGATCGCCTCACGATCATTTGGCATTGGTCAGCCCGTTGGGTAGTCAATCCTCGTCCAAAACGTGTTCGACAAAGTCGCTGCCATTCAACCACACGGCCAACACGCCGCTGACGTCTCCATCGTTGAAACGTCTGCAGAGCACGCGCCGTTCGTTGCCCATCACCAAACAACCGACCTTCACCAAAGATTCGTCTGCTGCCAATGCGGCGTGTCGTGTGCGCGATGGCGGAGCCCTCCATTGTCCGTCTACGTCGTCGCCGACCTCGTCCTCGACGTCGCGGATGGTCTTCTCTTCACCTGGCAGTCAGAGCAGCGGTGGTGGTGATTCCGTCATTTGTCCCGATTGTGATCGATGTCGTTGTTTATCCTGCCGGACTCCTCGCCCTCTGCCGTCCAAGTGGTTGTGCGGCGACAAGTGCCTCTGTTCGGCCGAATCGTGCGTCGACTACGCCTCCTGTCTCTGCTGTGTCAAAGGTCTCTTTTACCACTGCGGATCGTCGTCGGACGATGGCGCTGACGACGACGACCTCCGTCGACGTAATCGATACCATCCGCAATCGCCGTCGAACGCGACTGCAAACAATGGATCGTGTGCCGATGCTCCGTGTTCGTGCGTCCCCAGCCATCATCGGATGGCCCGATGGGGTTGTTTGGCGTCTTTAACTCTGGTCCTGCCTTGTTTGCTTTGTTACTGGCCTCTTCAAGGAGGTGTCAAAGTGGTGGAAATGTGCTACCAGAGGTGTACCCGGCACGGATGCCGATGCGATCAGCATCAACAAAGGAGAAGACCTACGTCATCGTCGTCGGCATCGTCGCAGGCCGCCTCTTCGAAAACTGCCGTCGTCGTCCAGCCTCTACCCGCCAATTCTTTGGGCAAACGTCTtttagatatttaa